A section of the Salmo salar chromosome ssa05, Ssal_v3.1, whole genome shotgun sequence genome encodes:
- the LOC106604253 gene encoding UDP-N-acetylglucosamine--peptide N-acetylglucosaminyltransferase 110 kDa subunit isoform X11 encodes MACYLKAIETQPNFAVAWSNLGCVFNAQGEIWLAIHHFEKAVTLDPNFLDAYINLGNVLKEARIFDRAVAGYLRALSLSPNHAVVHGNLACVYYEQGLIDLAIDTYRRAIELQPHFPDAYCNLANALKEKGNVRKNTVSEAEECYNTALRLCPTHADSLNNLANIKREQGNIEDAVQLYRKALEVFPEFAAAHSNLASVLQQQGKLQEALMHYKEAIRISPTFADAYSNMGNTLKEMQDVQGALQCYTRAIQINPAFADAHSNLASIHKDSGNIPEAIASYRTALKLKPDFPDAYCNLAHCLQIVCDWTDYDERMKKLVSIVADQLDKNRLPSVHPHHSMLYPLSHGFRKAIAERHGNLCLDKVQALIKINALHKPAFEYPKDLKASAGRLRVGYVSSDFGNHPTSHLMQSIPGMHSSDKFEVFCYALSPDDNTNFRVKVVAEANHFTDLSQLPCNGKAADRIHQDGLHILVNMNGYTKGARNELFALRPAPIQCMWLGYPGTSGAPFMDYIVSDKETSPFEVAEQYSEKLAYMPHTFFIGDHANMFPHLKKKAVIDFKSNGHIFDNRIVLNGIDLKAFLDSLPDVKVVKMRCASGDSGVAETNGALSMPVIPMNTAAEAIINMINQGQIQVTINGFTVSNGLATTQILPAVEVVVSGSVVLQINNKAATGEEVPRTIVVTTRSQYGLPEDSIVYCNFNQLYKIDPPTLQMWANILKRVPNSVLWLLRFPAVGEPNIIQYAQNFGLPGSRIIFSPVAPKEEHVRRGQLADVCLDTPLCNGHTTGMDVLWAGTPMVTMPGETLASRVAASQLQCLGCPELIAHTRQEYEDVAVKLGCDMEYLKMIRSRVWKQRICSPLFNTKQYTLDLEKLYLQMWERHASGSKPDHLVKLQPVESSESA; translated from the exons AGCGGTGGCTGGCTACCTGCGTGCCCTCAGCCTGAGCCCCAACCACGCCGTCGTCCACGGCAACCTGGCGTGCGTCTACTACGAGCAGGGTCTTATCGACCTGGCCATCGACACGTACCGCCGCGCCATCGAGCTGCAGCCCCACTTCCCTGACGCCTACTGTAACCTGGCCAACGCCCTCAAGGAGAAGGGCAATGTAAGGAAGAACACG GTATCCGAGGCTGAGGAGTGTTACAACACGGCTCTGCGGCTGTGTCCCACCCACGCAGACTCTCTCAACAACCTGGCCAACATCAAGAGGGAGCAGGGCAACATTGAGGACGCCGTCCAGCTCTACAGGAAAGCCCTGGAG GTGTTTCCAGAGTTTGCAGCGGCCCACTCTAACCTGGCCAGCGTTCTGCAGCAGCAGGGGAAACTCCAGGAGGCCCTCATGCACTACAAAGAGGCCATCAG aATCAGCCCTACGTTTGCTGATGCCTACTCCAACATGGGCAACACTCTGAAGGAGATGCAGGATGTCCAGGGAGCTCTACAGTGTTACACCAGAGCCATCCAGATCAACCCTGCCTTTGCTGATGCTCACTCTAACCTGGCCTCCATTCACAAG GACTCTGGTAACATCCCAGAAGCCATTGCGTCTTACCGTACAGCCCTGAAACTGAAGCCTGACTTCCCTGATGCCTACTGCAACCTGGCACACTgcctgcag attGTGTGTGACTGGACAGACTATGATGAGCGTATGAAGAAGCTGGTGAGCATCGTGGCTGACCAGTTAGATAAGAACCGGCTGCCCTCGGTGCACCCCCACCACAGCATGCTGTACCCCCTCTCTCACGGCTTCCGCAAGGCCATCGCTGAGAGGCACGGCAACCTCTGTCTGGACAAGGTACAGGCCCTCATCAAA ATCAATGCGCTCCACAAGCCAGCCTTTGAATACCCCAAGGACCTGAAGGCCAGCGCGGGTCGTCTGAGGGTGGGATATGTCAGCTCTGACTTCGGGAACCACCCCACCTCCCATCTCATGCAGTCCATCCCCGGCATGCACAGCTCTGACaagtttgag GTGTTCTGCTATGCACTGAGCCCAGATGACAACACCAACTTTAGGGTTAAAGTGGTGGCCGAGGCCAATCACTTCACTGATCTGTCACAG CTCCCGTGTAATGGTAAGGCAGCAGACAGGATCCATCAGGATGGACTCCACATCCTGGTCAATATGAACGGCTATACCAAAGGAGCCCGCAACGAGCTGTTTGCACTGCGCCCCGCTCCCATCCAG TGTATGTGGCTGGGCTACCCGGGGACCAGCGGAGCTCCCTTCATGGACTACATTGTGTCAGACAAGGAGACGTCCCCCTTCGAGGTGGCAGAGCAGTACTCTGAGAAACTAGCCTACATGCCACACACCTTCTTCATTGGTGACCACGCTAACATGTTCCCCCACCTCAAG AAAAAGGCAGTGATTGACTTCAAGTCAAACGGCCACATCTTTGACAACCGCATCGTTCTGAATGGcatcgacctcaaggccttcctGGACAGCCTGCCTGACGTCAAGGTGGTCAAG ATGAGGTGTGCCAGTGGGGACAGTGGAGTAGCAGAAACCAACGGGGCTCTGTCCATGCCCGTCATCCCCATGAACACAGCAGCTGAGGCCATCATCAACATGATCAACCAGGGACAGATACAGGTCACCATCAACGGATTCACCGTCAGCAACGGACTGGCCACTACACAG ATACTTCCAGCGGTGGAGGTTGTAGTGTCAGGGTCTGTAGTGCTCCAG ATCAACAACAAGGCGGCTACAGGAGAAGAGGTGCCTCGTACCATCGTGGTGACAACTCGCTCCCAGTACGGTCTGCCTGAAGACTCCATCGTCTACTGCAACTTCAATCAGCTCTACAAGATCGACCCTCCCACCCTGCAGATGTGGGCCAAT ATCCTGAAGCGTGTTCCCAACAGTGTTCTGTGGTTGCTGCGTTTCCCTGCGGTGGGCGAGCCCAACATCATACAGTACGCCCAGAACTTCGGCCTGCCCGGCTCCCGCATCATCTTCTCTCCCGTGGCGCCCAAGGAGGAGCACGTGAGACGGGGCCAGCTGGCCGACGTGTGTCTGGACACGCCACTCTGTAACGGACACACCACCGGCATGGACGTCCTCTGGGCCGGGACACCTATGGTTACCATGCCAG GTGAGACCCTGGCGTCGCGCGTGGCAGCCTCTCAGCTACAGTGTCTGGGCTGTCCTGAGCTCATCGCCCACACCAGACAGGAATATGAGGACGTAGCTGTCAAACTGGGCTGTGACATGGAATA TCTGAAGATGATCCGGTCCCGCGTGTGGAAGCAGCGTATCTGCAGCCCTCTGTTCAACACCAAGCAGTACACTCTGGATCTGGAGAAGCTCTACCTGCAGATGTGGGAGCGCCACGCCAGCGGCAGCAAGCCAGACCACCTGGTCAAACTGCAGCCCGTCGAGAGCAGTGAGAGCGCCTGA